The DNA segment AACGTGCTTCTGGCAGCCTTTGCGGGGCCGAACTCACTTCGGCCCGGGCGTTGCCATCGCACCAGAAAGTACGACTGTCGCCATCACACCACTGGCTTAGCGAAAACACTGTGTACTGCAGGCCAATGTACACAACCACCAGCGGCAACACCCAACGCATCACCCAGTACCAGCCATCAAACACCCAACCGGGCGTATTGCCTAGAATTTTTCGCAATAACCGCCGGGTAAGGCACCAGCCAGCAAACAACGACACCATCACCCCAACAGCCGGTATAAAAACGCCACCAGAGATCAGTTCCAACCAGCGAAACAGTGTTGCACCTGCGGGCCGATAACTGCTCCATATATTCAATGAATACAGCGACAGCAGGCCCCACAGCCAACAGGAAACCAGAGCCATTAAGGTCGCTTTACCCCGCGACAGATCCGTGCGTTCCCGCAGCCAGCCAATCACCGGCTCCATCAGCGCCAGAGCGCTTGCCCAAATCACCATCACCAACATCAAAAACAGCAGGGCAATAACAACCTGACTGGCAGGCAGCTGACCCAGCGCCGCAGGAAGGGCTACAAACAACAGGCCAAAACCCCTGTTGGCTTGATTACCATCGACATCCACTACCACCGCAAACAGCGCCAGGCCAGCCAACACGGCAACCAGCGTATCCAGCAAAACCACGGCCAGAACAGAACGTTTCAAACGGGTGTGTGGCGAGCTATAAGCACCGAAAATGGCCCACACACCCACTCCCAAACCAAGGGTAAAAAAGGCATGAAACAACGCCGCTTTAACGCTGTCCATAGTCACATCTTGAGGATGTAACGCCAGAAAGCGGGCCATAGCGGCACCCGCCTCACCAAAATAGACCGCAAATCCGACAAACCCCATCAGCAAAATCAGAGTGGCCGGCACCAGCAGGCGAAACGCCCGCTCCAGACCGCGAACAACGCCGCGCATAGACACACCGGCCACCAGCAACAAAAAGAAACCGTGCCAGGCCATGAACACCGGGTACCGTTGCGGGTCAGACACCAGGCGTGACAATACGCTTGCCGCATGGGCGGCGGTATTACCGGTAAAATCCCCACTGGCGCCATAAAACACCCAGGCCAACGCAATAGCGCCAAATACAGCCGTATAAGACAACACCACAAAGGCTGCCAACACACTCAAGTAACCCAGCCATATCCAATTGCGGGAGCGCTTGGCAGTGAGCACGAAGTTGTCCATTGCTCGCACTATTCCATGACGGCTATAGCGGCCAAAAGACGTTTCAGTAATCGCCAGTGGCAGAGTGATTAACAACAGGCATGCCAAATAAAGCAGGATAAAAAGCCCGCCGCCGTGGCGACTGGCCAGATAGGGAAATTGCCAAAAGTTGGCCAGCCCCACAGTAGCGCCCGTCGCCGCCCAAAAAAACGTGGACTTGCGGGTAAACGATCCCATCTGTGCCTGAAGATGCGGCGGCATGAACAATCCGGTCAAAAATGATCGCCCATTGTAGCCGATACCGGTTGCAGCGCACGACCTGTTGCCAGCAGGCGGGTGAATTCGTGACCGGTCTGGCACTCCTGGGCTACAATAGGCGCTTTGCCGGACCAGCAATCGCCGGCCGGTACATTCGTGCGACGTCGGATAACGGATTCATGAGCAAGAAAAAACCCGGTACTTCAAGTAGTACCATCGCGCTGAACAAAAAAGCCAAACACGAATACCACATTGAGGACCGCTTTGAGGCCGGTCTTTCGCTGCTGGGCTGGGAAGTAAAGTCCATGCGCGCAGGCAAAACGCAGCTGACCGACTCTTACGTGCTGCTGAAAGACGGCGAAGCTTGGCTGTTGGGGACCCATATTACGCCACTGACCACTGCGTCAACCCACGTCATTGCGGACCCTACTCGGACTCGAAAACTGTTATTGCACGCCAAAGAAATCGCTAAAATTGTGGATTCAGTCGGCCAAGAAGGCCGTACCTGCATACCATTAGCGCTGTATTGGAAAAAGAACAAAGTGAAGTGCGAGATCGCGCTGGTGAAAGGCAAAAAACTGTTCGACAAGCGCGCCACCGAGAAAGAACGGGATTGGAACCGCCAGAAGCAACGGGTGTTGCGCGAGGCTAATATCTAAGAAAACGCCCCAAAGAATGGCGGCGCACAGAATAGGGAAGGCGCATGAGCAAAATTACGCAAATCCCCATGTCAGGTGTCGACCTATCCTGGCTGCGCATGGACACGCCAGAAAACCCGATGATGATTTCATCGGTGCTGATTTTTGACGCGGCCATCGCCATCGCCGACCTAAAACGGGTTCTGAACGAGCGTTTTCTGAAATTTCGTCGTTTTCGTCAGCGCGTTGTGGAAAAAAGCAGCAAAGCATACTGGCAAGACGACCCGCTGTTTAACTTGGATAACCACGTGCATCGCCGAGCCCTGCCCGGCAGCGCCGACAAAACCGAACTTCAAGCGCTGGTGAGTGACTTGAACAGCAGCGTCATGGATTTTCGACGGCCGCTGTGGCAGATCGATTACGTCGACAATTACCAGGGTGGCTGCGCGCTGATTGTGCGCATTCATCACTGCATTGCCGATGGTATATCGCTGGTGCGGGTACTGCTGTCACTCACCGACCCAACACCGCAACCCTATATACCAAAACCGCGGCCAACCAGGCCTGAAAAAGCCGTGTTAAAACCCCTGAGCCGCTGGATGCACAAAGCCGTCAGCAGTGCACAGGTCGCGGGCCAGCAAGCCAGCATTCTGTTCCAGTCACTGCGCTCAGAGCCAGGCTACGCTCTGCGTCTGGCTGGCACCGCTGGCGATATCGCCCTGGACTTGCTGAATCTCGGTTTGATGCCCTTTGATCCGAAAACCGGTCTGCGTCGACCGCTGTGCGGTCGCAAACAAGTGGCCTGGACCGAAGCTCTGAACCTGAACGACGTCAAGCACTGCGCCAAAGCCATGGGCGGCACTATTAATGATACGCTGCTGTGCGCTGCAACCGGCGCTATACGCCGCCACCTTTTGGAAAGCAATGAGGCGATTCCCGACTGCGGGATCCGCGTAGCTGTGCCGTTTAATTTGCGACCGCTGAACCAGCCCATTTCCGTACTGGGCAATCAGTTTGGCTTGATGCTGGTTAGCCTGCCCATCGAAATTGACGGGCCAAAGGCACGTTTTCAGCAGATTCAAAACACTATGAACGAGCTCAAGCGGTCTTACCAGGCGCAGGTAACCTACAGCCTGCTGGATCTTTTTGGCCGCGGCCCGGGCATGCTCGAACGCCGGGCCTTGGCAATGCTCAGTAACAAAGCCTCAGCCGTACTGACCAACGTGCCCGGCCCGCGGGAAGCGGTCTATCTGGCCGGCAGTAAGCTGCGCCAACCTATGTTCTGGGTCCCACAAAGCGGCAGCATTGGCATTGGTATGAGCATATTCAGCTACGCCGGTAGCGTGCATTTCGGCATTACCGTAGACCAAGGCATTCAAGCCTGCCCCAACGCCATCATGGACTACTTCCACGACAGCTTTTACGAGTTGGCCAAAACGGCCGGTATCGAACTTGAACCCCCCGCAAAACTACTCGCTGCCGATGTCAAAACCAAGCCCCCTCGGCGCGAGCGCAGGCAATCGGCTTAAATTCTCTGGCACGCAGCCCTTGAAGTTAGCCGGAGTAGCCACATATAATGTGTGTAAGGGGACGACATGGCTTCGACGCTGGTGGCGAACCCTTGGGTGCATGTCGAGATGGCAGCGAATCTCGTTAATCCAAAGCTGCAACGCAATAGTCGCAAACGACGAAAACTACTCACTAGCAGCGTAAGCTGCTAGTCGTCCTGACTGGGTCGCCCGTAGCCCAGAGCTACATTTCAGGACGTCATCGCTTACGGGATGCTTCGTTATCCAGAGTTCACTGGTTAACGACTAAGATCTAAAGAACTCGCTTCTTGCGCCCTGGCCTTCGGGTAGCCTGAAGTTAAATCAGTAGAAGGACACAAGCATGTAGATCCTAAGGCACAGTGCTGGCGGACGCGGGTTCAATTCCCGCCGTCTCCACCAACTCCTGAGGCACCGGGATTACACCGGAACTCATAGAACTTTAAAGCCCCGCTAGTCGGGGCTTTTTTCTGCCTGTGTTTTATGGCTTAGGGAAATAGATCTGCCATAGGCAATCACTCGCAATCACTATGATCCTGACACCAACTCCCTTAAATGCCCTAATATTAAAGGGCTACTAAAGATTGACTGCGTTTTATTTATGTCAGATTAAAGCATATCCACGTCAGAGAAGATCTTGCATCAACTGCAGCGCATGAGGTGGGGATTCCCGTTTTCCATCAGACAGTTCCACGAAATGAGTACAGCTACGTCTGCGCACAAAACGCTGAGCAGGCTTATGCAGAAAGGCATAATTGTAAGAGTAGCCAAAGGCATTTGTGTGCGCCCCAAGGCATTCGCCAGCATGCTATCAATCGAAATTACGGCAAGCGCAGAACAGATAGCCAAAAAGTGGGCACAGCAGAACGGCTACATACTGTTAAGGCAGGGCATTGAGTCCGCCTATCGACTTGGCCTTCAAACCCAGGCTCCCGTCAGAACGGTGTTTTGGAGTAACGGTGCCAGCAGCACGTTTTCGGTTGGCAATGACATTGTTGAAGTGCGACACGTGGCAGAATCAAAGCTGCGATGGAAATCACGCCCTGAAGGCGAGCTACTGCGAAGCTTCACCGTCACCCCAGCCAATTGCGTGAAACTCAGCGAATTGAAAAAAGCACTGACCAGGCTGAAACTTTCCGAAGCCCAGAGCCGAGTGGCGATCAAAAAGCTCAAGGCGGCGCCTTTGCCTGGAGGATAGCAGGTCAAATTGGAGCAGCTTAAAAAGGAAATGATGGTTTGACGGACATTTTTCGACTTCCTGACCAGAAAACTCGCCTCTAAAGTCAGATAGCGGTCAAAATATCTACGAACGACACCTCATTTTATACAGTGACCAGTGTTGGAGACCAGGCAACGGTCATTTCTGGTCATCAAACACCACGTTTATTGTGGCAATATCACCACCTAGGTTGGTGCTTGGAATCGTTGAACCATCTCGCTGCACCGTTACGACATATGACACTCAAAACAGGCACTTTTTATGTTCAGCCAGCGTGCGTTAACCTACCTAAACGAAGTCATTCGCCGCGGATCCCTTAGGCGCGCTGCGGCTCATCTGAATGTCGATGCTTCTGCCGTTAGCCGTCAATTAAAAGCGCTTGAAGAAGAGCTAAATACCCGACTGTGCGAGCGGCACGGTCGCGGAATGCGAGCGACTGCTGCGGGCCAGCTACTTGTTCATCATTTTCATGCCCAGCGGGCATCAGAAGAAGCCGTACTGTCTCAACTCATGGCACTTCAAAACTTAGTAAAAGGGGAAGTTCGCATTGCCGTTGGGGAAGGATTTATTGCTGATTTGATCGCCGCACCTTTGGGCACGTTCATGTCAGCGTTTACTGGTATTAATGTAGAAATTCGCATGGCCGGCGTTAACGAAGCGATGTCACTACTCAAAGATCGTGAAGTCGATATAGCGCTACTTTACGCACCGCCGGTAGATCCGCAGTTTTTCTGCCATGTGGAAACGCGCCAGCCTCTCGATGTTATTGTTCCTCCTAATCATCCGTTAATTGAACTGAATCGACCCGTAACGTTGAATGATCTAAAAGGTTGGCCTCTTGCGTTAATGGATAATCCTTTCGGTATGCGGCAAATGGTAAATATGGCAGCTCACCAGGAGCGTGTTCAC comes from the Marinobacter psychrophilus genome and includes:
- a CDS encoding sodium-dependent transporter encodes the protein MPPHLQAQMGSFTRKSTFFWAATGATVGLANFWQFPYLASRHGGGLFILLYLACLLLITLPLAITETSFGRYSRHGIVRAMDNFVLTAKRSRNWIWLGYLSVLAAFVVLSYTAVFGAIALAWVFYGASGDFTGNTAAHAASVLSRLVSDPQRYPVFMAWHGFFLLLVAGVSMRGVVRGLERAFRLLVPATLILLMGFVGFAVYFGEAGAAMARFLALHPQDVTMDSVKAALFHAFFTLGLGVGVWAIFGAYSSPHTRLKRSVLAVVLLDTLVAVLAGLALFAVVVDVDGNQANRGFGLLFVALPAALGQLPASQVVIALLFLMLVMVIWASALALMEPVIGWLRERTDLSRGKATLMALVSCWLWGLLSLYSLNIWSSYRPAGATLFRWLELISGGVFIPAVGVMVSLFAGWCLTRRLLRKILGNTPGWVFDGWYWVMRWVLPLVVVYIGLQYTVFSLSQWCDGDSRTFWCDGNARAEVSSAPQRLPEARLSSN
- the smpB gene encoding SsrA-binding protein SmpB, with translation MSKKKPGTSSSTIALNKKAKHEYHIEDRFEAGLSLLGWEVKSMRAGKTQLTDSYVLLKDGEAWLLGTHITPLTTASTHVIADPTRTRKLLLHAKEIAKIVDSVGQEGRTCIPLALYWKKNKVKCEIALVKGKKLFDKRATEKERDWNRQKQRVLREANI
- a CDS encoding wax ester/triacylglycerol synthase family O-acyltransferase; this translates as MSKITQIPMSGVDLSWLRMDTPENPMMISSVLIFDAAIAIADLKRVLNERFLKFRRFRQRVVEKSSKAYWQDDPLFNLDNHVHRRALPGSADKTELQALVSDLNSSVMDFRRPLWQIDYVDNYQGGCALIVRIHHCIADGISLVRVLLSLTDPTPQPYIPKPRPTRPEKAVLKPLSRWMHKAVSSAQVAGQQASILFQSLRSEPGYALRLAGTAGDIALDLLNLGLMPFDPKTGLRRPLCGRKQVAWTEALNLNDVKHCAKAMGGTINDTLLCAATGAIRRHLLESNEAIPDCGIRVAVPFNLRPLNQPISVLGNQFGLMLVSLPIEIDGPKARFQQIQNTMNELKRSYQAQVTYSLLDLFGRGPGMLERRALAMLSNKASAVLTNVPGPREAVYLAGSKLRQPMFWVPQSGSIGIGMSIFSYAGSVHFGITVDQGIQACPNAIMDYFHDSFYELAKTAGIELEPPAKLLAADVKTKPPRRERRQSA
- a CDS encoding DUF6088 family protein, encoding MHQLQRMRWGFPFSIRQFHEMSTATSAHKTLSRLMQKGIIVRVAKGICVRPKAFASMLSIEITASAEQIAKKWAQQNGYILLRQGIESAYRLGLQTQAPVRTVFWSNGASSTFSVGNDIVEVRHVAESKLRWKSRPEGELLRSFTVTPANCVKLSELKKALTRLKLSEAQSRVAIKKLKAAPLPGG
- a CDS encoding LysR family transcriptional regulator, producing MFSQRALTYLNEVIRRGSLRRAAAHLNVDASAVSRQLKALEEELNTRLCERHGRGMRATAAGQLLVHHFHAQRASEEAVLSQLMALQNLVKGEVRIAVGEGFIADLIAAPLGTFMSAFTGINVEIRMAGVNEAMSLLKDREVDIALLYAPPVDPQFFCHVETRQPLDVIVPPNHPLIELNRPVTLNDLKGWPLALMDNPFGMRQMVNMAAHQERVHLEARLHTNSVSVLKNFVRSGIGVTFMPELTVMDEIKRGEIFTLPMQYPVMNDTHAQIVSLKGQELTIASAACIDHLQKGMRFFSADAPRLLQ